The Bacillus sp. Y1 genome includes the window CGGGGTCATTTTGCCGAGTTCCTTAACGAGAGTTCTCTCGCTCACCTTAGGATTCTCTCCTCGCCTACCTGTGTCGGTTTGCGGTACGGGCACCTGTTACCTCGCTAGAGGCTTTTCTTGGCAGTGTGGAATCAGGAACTTCGGTACTATATTTCCCTCGCCATCACAGCTCAGCCTTATGATCACGGGATTTGCCTCGCGATCAGCCTAACTGCTTGGACGCGCATATCCAACAGCGCGCTTACCCTATCCTCCTGCGTCCCCCCATCACTCAAACGGTAATTTGGTGGTACAGGAATATCAACCTGTTGTCCATCGCCTACGCCTTTCGGCCTCGGCTTAGGTCCCGACTAACCCTGAGCGGACGAGCCTTCCTCAGGAAACCTTAGGCATTCGGTGGATGGGATTCTCACCCATCTTTCGCTACTCATACCGGCATTCTCACTTCTAAGCGCTCCACCAGTCCTTACGGTCTAGCTTCAACGCCCTTAGAACGCTCTCCTACCACTGACATCTAAGATGTCAATCCACAGCTTCGGTGATACGTTTAGCCCCGTTACATTTTCGGCGCGGAGTCACTCGACCAGTGAGCTATTACGCACTCTTTAAATGGTGGCTGCTTCTAAGCCAACATCCTGGTTGTCTAAGCAACTCCACATCCTTTGCCACTTAACGTATACTTTGGGACCTTAGCTGGTGGTCTGGGCTGTTTCCCTTTCGACTACGGATCTTATCACTCGCAGTCTGACTCCCATGGATAAGTCTTTGGCATTCGGAGTTTGTCTGAATTCGGTAACCCGATGAGGGCCCCTAGTCCAAACAGTGCTCTACCTCCAAGACTCTTACTACATGAGGCTAGCCCTAAAGCTATTTCGGAGAGAACCAGCTATCTCCAAGTTCGATTGGAATTTCTCCGCTACCCACACCTCATCCCCGCACTTTTCAACGTGCGTGGGTTCGGGCCTCCATCCAGTGTTACCTGGACTTCACCCTGGACATGGGTAGATCACCTGGTTTCGGGTCTACGACCACATACTAAAGCGCCCTATTCAGACTCGCTTTCGCTACGGCTCCGTCTTCACAACTTAACCTCGCATGTAATCGTAACTCGCCGGTTCATTCTACAAAAGGCACGCTATCACCCATTAACGGGCTCTAACTACTTGTAGGCACACGGTTTCAGGATCTCTTTCACTCCCCTTCCGGGGTGCTTTTCACCTTTCCCTCACGGTACTGGTTCACTATCGGTCACTAGGGAGTATTTAGCCTTGGGAGATGGTCCTCCCTGCTTCCGACGGAATTTCACGTGTTCCGCCGTACTCAGGATCCACTCAAGAGGGAACGAAGTTTCAACTACAGGGTTGTTACCTTCTATGACTGACCTTTCCAGATCGATTCGTCTACTTCATTCCTTTGTAACTCCGTATAGAGTGTCCTACAACCCCAAGAGGCAAGCCTCTTGGTTTGGGCTAATCCCGTTTCGCTCGCCGCTACTCAGGGAATCGCGTTTGCTTTCTCTTCCTCCGGGTACTTAGATGTTTCAGTTCCCCGGGTCTGCCTTCAATACCCTATGTATTCAGGTAAAGATTCTATCCCATTACAGATAGAGGGTTTCCCCATTCGGAAATCTCCGGATCAAAGCTTACTTACAGCTCCCCGAAGCATATCGGTGTTAGTCCCGTCCTTCATCGGCTCCTAGTGCCAAGGCATCCACCGTGCGCCCTTTCTAACTTAACCTACGGTTAATAATGTTTCTTCTCATATAAGAGAGAAAACCTAAAATGGCGATACTCAGTTTCTTTCTTGACTTTTATACTTTATCTAGTTTTCAAAGAACAACTTGATGGAGGGTTACTTTGCTGTCGCAAATTAAGGAAGGTTATTTTTGCTTTCGCAAAAAAACCTTATTAAACCATCAAAACTGAACAAGAACAAATCGTCACGTCTGTATTTATGGCATGCTTCAGCTATTGCCTCGGCAAGCATATTTCCTTAGAAAGGAGGTGATCCAGCCGCACCTTCCGATACGGCTACCTTGTTACGACTTCACCCCAATCATCTGTCCCACCTTAGGCGGCTGGCTCCTTACGGTTACCCCACCGACTTCGGGTGTTACAAACTCTCGTGGTGTGACGGGCGGTGTGTACAAGGCCCGGGAACGTATTCACCGCGGCATGCTGATCCGCGATTACTAGCGATTCCAGCTTCATGTAGGCGAGTTGCAGCCTACAATCCGAACTGAGAGTGGTTTTATGGGATTGGCTCGACCTCGCGGTTTTGCTGCCCTTTGTACCACCCATTGTAGCACGTGTGTAGCCCAGGTCATAAGGGGCATGATGATTTGACGTCATCCCCACCTTCCTCCGGTTTGTCACCGGCAGTCACCTTAGAGTGCCCAACTGAATGCTGGCAACTAAGATCAAGGGTTGCGCTCGTTGCGGGACTTAACCCAACATCTCACGACACGAGCTGACGACAACCATGCACCACCTGTCACTTTTGTCCCCCGAAGGGGAACGCCCTATCTCTAGGGAAGGCAAAAGGATGTCAAGACCTGGTAAGGTTCTTCGCGTTGCTTCGAATTAAACCACATGCTCCACCGCTTGTGCGGGCCCCCGTCAATTCCTTTGAGTTTCAGCCTTGCGGCCGTACTCCCCAGGCGGAGTGCTTAATGCGTTTGCTGCAGCACTAAAGGGCGGAAACCCTCTAACACTTAGCACTCATCGTTTACGGCGTGGACTACCAGGGTATCTAATCCTGTTTGCTCCCCACGCTTTCGCGCCTCAGTGTCAGTTACAGGCCAAAGAGTCGCCTTCGCCACTGGTGTTCCTCCACATCTCTACGCATTTCACCGCTACACGTGGAATTCCACTCTTCTCTCCTGCACTCAAGTCTCCCAGTTTCCAATGACCCTCCCCGGTTGAGCCGGGGGCTTTCACATCAGACTTAAGAGACCACCTGCGCGCGCTTTACGCCCAATAATTCCGGACAACGCTTGCCACCTACGTATTACCGCGGCTGCTGGCACGTAGTTAGCCGTGGCTTTCTGGTTAGGTACCGTCAAGGTACCGGCAGTTACTCCGGTACTTGTTCTTCCCTAACAACAGAGTTTTACGATCCGAAAACCTTCATCACTCACGCGGCGTTGCTCCGTCAGACTTTCGTCCATTGCGGAAGATTCCCTACTGCTGCCTCCCGTAGGAGTCTGGGCCGTGTCTCAGTCCCAGTGTGGCCGATCACCCTCTCAGGTCGGCTACGCATCGTCGCCTTGGTGAGCCGTTACCTCACCAACTAGCTAATGCGCCGCGGGCCCATCTATGAGTGATAGCCGAAACCATCTTTCAGCTTTTCTACATGTGTAGAAAAGAATTATCCGGTATTAGCCCCGGTTTCCCGGAGTTATCCCAGTCTCATAGGCAGGTTGCCCACGTGTTACTCACCCGTCCGCCGCTAACAAGGAGGAAGCAAGCTTCCTCCAAGTCCGCTCGACTTGCATGTATTAGGCACGCCGCCAGCGTTCGTCCTGAGCCAGGATCAAACTCTCCAATAAAGAGTAAGATTAGCTCTTAAAAGTTAAAACTTTGAATTAACGTTGACGTTTGTTGTCTTGTTCAGTTTTCAAGGTTCAATTAAGCACTTGATTATCATACTGTATCTTTTCACCGTTGTCAACTTCTACGAAAAACTTTTTTGAACGTTATTTTCAAGTCGTTGTTGTCGGCTACATGTATTACTATATCACCTTAATTCGTAGAAGTCAACTTCTGTTTTCGAATTAATTTTTATATTTCCTCATTAACTAATAAACTCTTAATAAGGACGGATTCTCATTTTACAAAATACATATAAATAATGCAATAGTTTTATTAATAAAAAACGACTGCTCCTTTAGATAAAGGGTTCCGTTTTGAAGTGCTTTTCTTAAAATACGTGCCGAAATGACAGTCGTATTGACATCGTTATTGGTATATAAAAACGTTATTTATATAAGACCTCACTTACCTGTGATATGGTTCACCGTAATGTATCAAAATGAGGTTTTCTTGGATTTTTGAGATAAAAATCACTCCTTTATAAATAAGATGTCTTGTTCTTAATCAAGTAACTATCAAAATAAGCGGAGAATTTCCGGTTAGATGCCGAATGGAGTTCGTTTCGGGGTAAATAAGGGGAGGTTTTCCGCTTATGCTAAGCAAAATCTCCTATTTTCGATGTTTTCGAGCCAATAGTCGGAATCTCTCCGTTTATTTAAGCTTTTTTTCATCATCATTACTAATTAAGCGGAATTTTTCCGTCTATTTATTAGCTCGGGTGTTAACCTGATCCGGCCAACCGTTAAGTGTGCGGGCCAAGTGGGATTTCGTAGAAACGTTAACAAATAAAGAAAAGACGTATGCCAATTCATACGTCTTTTCTTGTGTATTTAATAAGAAAGTACCCGAAAACGGAACCCTTTATCCTTTAGTACAGTCGTTACCCGGTATTATCTCTTGTTAAACTCGTTTGGATTTGGACCTTTGCGTCGGTTACGATTGATTCCATTGATTTGGTCCATTTCCTGTGCGGAAAGCTCAAAATCAAATACATCAATGTTTTCTTGAATTCTAGATGGTGTTACAGACTTAGGTATAACGATTGAATTATTTTGTAAATGCCATCTTAAAACAACTTGAGCAGGCGTCTTACTATGTGATTCAGCTAGTTTGATAATCACATCATCTTTTAGAACTTCTCCACCTTGATCAAGGGGACTCCACGCTTCTACAAAAATATCATGCTTAGCGCAAAATTCTTTCAATTCGTTTTGTGCTAAATATGGATGACATTCGATTTGATTTAAGACCGGCTTAACTTCACATTCGTTAAGAAGTCTCTCTAAATGCTCAATTTCAAAGTTACATACACCAATGGCTTTTACTTTGCCATCGTGATATAGCTTTTCCATCGCCTTAAACGTTTCAACATATGTATCGTACTCTGGTGTTGGCCAGTGAATTAAGTATAAATCGATATAATCAAGACCTAACTTTTTTAGACTTAATTCAAAAGCTTGTATTGTGCTTTCGTAACCTTGGTCACTATTCCAAACCTTCGTTGTAATGAATAAATCTTCGCGAGGTACGTTGGATTCTTTAATCGCTTTTCCTACACCCTCTTCGTTTCCATAGATCATAGCTGTATCGATGGAACGGTAACCCGCTTCAATTGCCGCAGTTACTGCAGCTGTCGCCTCGTCATCTTTTACTTGCCAGACGCCGAAACCAAGCTGTGGCATTTCTACTCCGTTGTTCAACGTTACAAAGTTCATATTCATTCTCCTTTTTCGAAAGATTTACTTGATAACCTTGGAAGAAATTGTTTTCCTTGTTAATTTTAATAAAGATAGCCTTAAATGAAAAGTTAAACGCTTCCGGATAATAGTTTTATCTAAGCGCACCTTTTTATCCACTGTATTCGTATGCACAAACAGAGAAAAAACTGTAGACAGCCATCTACAGTTTTCACCATTATAACATTACACTTAGTTCATTATTTTCTGGAACCTGCTCTTCCATTTTATTATCTTTGGGAAGCTTTTCAATTTTAAATCCTGTATACGCGTAAATAATCGCTACAATGGGGCTGATAATACAAAGCAATGCATACGGTGCATATTGAAAGGTAGATACTCCAAGAGTGGCGGTCATAAATGCACCACATGTATTCCAAGGAACAAGTGGAGAGGTCATTGTCCCCGCATCTTCTAGCGTTCGAGATAAGTTCTTTGGATGGAGTTCGCGCTTACGGTAAGCTGTTAAGTACATTCTTCCAGGCAGTAAAATTGATAAGTACTGATCACAGGCGACAATGTTAGCAGTGATACAGGTTGCTACCGTTGTTGTTATTAAACTGCCTGTTGATTTCGCCATTTTTAATAAGCTTGTCACAATCGTATTCATGATTCCACTCGTTTCTAAAATTCCCCCGAAACTCATCGCAATCATAACAAGTGATACGGTGTACATCATCGCTTCCGTTCCACCATTGTTAAGCAAATTATCTAATACTTCATTTCCAGTCTCCATTTCAAAGCCGTATACCATAATGGATAAAACACTGCCGATTGTTTCTCCCTGAACTACGATGGCTACGCCCCCACCTAGAATCGACCCTATGACAAGTCCGGGAATTGCCGGTGTTTTCATAGCAATGATCCCAAGAACAA containing:
- a CDS encoding aldo/keto reductase, which produces MNFVTLNNGVEMPQLGFGVWQVKDDEATAAVTAAIEAGYRSIDTAMIYGNEEGVGKAIKESNVPREDLFITTKVWNSDQGYESTIQAFELSLKKLGLDYIDLYLIHWPTPEYDTYVETFKAMEKLYHDGKVKAIGVCNFEIEHLERLLNECEVKPVLNQIECHPYLAQNELKEFCAKHDIFVEAWSPLDQGGEVLKDDVIIKLAESHSKTPAQVVLRWHLQNNSIVIPKSVTPSRIQENIDVFDFELSAQEMDQINGINRNRRKGPNPNEFNKR